The Methylomarinum vadi genome has a window encoding:
- a CDS encoding hemolysin family protein, with product MDTYLAQLTVFWNDFILFLTPDSEKLRDGGIIARLIVQALLLIGSALFSSSETALFSLSRLDLQNLHNQNHPQSLTIHALLEQPRRLIISILCGNELINIAAAANMTVILVELYGEAKAGWITLFVMVPLLLVFGEVTPKTIAVSNPVGVSTRIVVPVIRNWIRIVAPLRWVVWRISDRVTNFLVGQEKSPDNILHVDEFRTLVDDVVKTGQLGSSQKLMIFNLLEAGATEVVEIMIPRTKMPFINSKWPVSKVITYFRQHKQHRIPVFKNHHDNLLGFVHAADIAALLLEQDNLDDLDLAALIHPPIVVPLTKKVDEMFDFFKLNNARAAVILNEFGGVEGMVTLEGVLEFVFGEICPKTELPGVVHEPNSDIYEVPGDMKLIEFEDLTNFVIDDARMTTVAGVLFRRLDRLPQIGDQVQLDDYVLTVLEMDGHRIARVRASRGEKIKASTSIKEEGEQA from the coding sequence TTGGACACGTATCTCGCCCAACTGACTGTATTCTGGAACGATTTTATACTCTTCCTCACTCCAGACAGTGAAAAGCTGCGCGACGGCGGAATTATCGCGCGTTTAATCGTTCAGGCATTGTTGCTGATTGGTTCGGCGTTGTTCTCGAGTTCCGAGACAGCCTTGTTTTCGTTATCGAGACTGGATTTACAAAATCTGCATAATCAAAATCATCCCCAGTCATTGACCATCCACGCCTTATTAGAGCAACCGCGACGATTAATTATCTCTATCTTGTGCGGCAATGAGTTGATCAATATCGCCGCCGCCGCCAATATGACCGTGATTCTGGTCGAACTATACGGCGAAGCCAAGGCCGGCTGGATCACACTGTTTGTTATGGTGCCGTTATTGCTGGTTTTTGGCGAAGTGACTCCGAAAACCATCGCCGTTTCCAATCCGGTGGGTGTCAGCACCCGTATCGTCGTTCCGGTCATCCGCAACTGGATCCGGATCGTCGCCCCCTTGCGCTGGGTAGTGTGGAGAATTTCGGACCGGGTCACCAATTTTCTGGTCGGTCAGGAAAAGTCGCCCGACAATATTCTGCACGTCGACGAATTCCGCACCCTGGTGGACGATGTCGTCAAAACCGGCCAATTGGGCAGCAGCCAAAAATTGATGATCTTCAATCTACTGGAAGCCGGCGCTACTGAAGTGGTCGAAATCATGATCCCGCGCACCAAAATGCCGTTCATCAATAGCAAATGGCCGGTCAGCAAGGTCATCACTTATTTTCGTCAACACAAACAACATCGTATCCCGGTGTTCAAAAACCATCATGATAATTTGCTTGGTTTCGTGCATGCCGCCGATATCGCCGCCTTATTGCTGGAACAAGACAACCTGGACGATCTCGACCTCGCCGCGCTGATTCACCCGCCGATCGTCGTACCGCTGACCAAAAAGGTCGACGAAATGTTCGATTTCTTCAAACTAAACAATGCCAGGGCGGCAGTCATTTTGAACGAATTCGGCGGCGTCGAGGGCATGGTGACATTGGAAGGTGTACTGGAATTCGTGTTTGGCGAAATCTGCCCCAAGACCGAACTGCCGGGCGTCGTCCATGAACCGAACAGCGATATCTACGAGGTTCCGGGCGATATGAAGCTAATCGAATTCGAGGATTTGACCAACTTCGTCATCGACGATGCCCGCATGACCACGGTCGCCGGCGTCCTGTTCCGGCGACTGGACCGCTTGCCTCAAATCGGCGACCAGGTGCAATTGGACGATTATGTGCTGACCGTGCTGGAAATGGACGGACACCGCATCGCCCGGGTGCGGGCATCCCGTGGCGAAAAAATAAAGGCCTCGACCAGCATTAAGGAAGAAGGAGAACAAGCATGA
- a CDS encoding NAD(P)(+) transhydrogenase (Re/Si-specific) subunit beta, which produces MSQGLVTMSYIVASILFILSLGGLSNQETARRGNYYGMAGMLIAILATVVSDAVSSYTILIVALLIGGMIGVFAAFKVEMTQMPELVALMHSLVGMAAVLVGYANFTDASSPLAGVEKSIHEVEIYIGVLIGAVTFSGSVIAFGKLCGKVTGKPVLLPARHWLNLLLLIIAIGLGYFFLQGGETGGGYRPFLDWANDLFTQGVETSGGTWPLILMTVIALLFGIHMVMAIGGADMPVVVSMLNSYSGWAAAATGFMLSNDLLIITGALVGSSGAILSYIMCRAMNRDFLSVIAGGFGNAGGEAAEVEGEVQPIDIEETVQLLRDAKNIMIIPGYGMAVAQAQHTVYEITKILLNQSKNVRFGIHPVAGRMPGHMNVLLAEAKVPYDIVFEMDEINEDFPDVDISIVIGANDIVNPSATYDPNSPIAGMPVLECWKGHATIVLKRSMASGYAGVGNPLFVHDKTRMLFGDANDSLQGILRALQN; this is translated from the coding sequence ATGTCACAAGGTTTAGTCACAATGTCTTACATTGTCGCCTCCATACTGTTCATTTTGAGCCTAGGCGGCCTAAGCAACCAGGAAACGGCCCGACGCGGCAATTACTATGGAATGGCCGGCATGCTTATCGCCATCCTTGCCACCGTGGTCAGCGACGCCGTTTCTTCCTATACCATTCTGATTGTCGCCCTGTTGATCGGCGGCATGATCGGCGTGTTCGCGGCCTTCAAGGTGGAAATGACGCAAATGCCGGAGCTGGTCGCGCTAATGCACAGCTTGGTCGGTATGGCGGCGGTATTGGTCGGTTACGCCAATTTTACCGACGCTTCCTCGCCCTTGGCCGGCGTCGAAAAAAGCATTCACGAGGTGGAAATTTATATCGGCGTTCTGATCGGCGCCGTGACCTTTTCCGGCTCGGTGATCGCGTTCGGCAAACTATGCGGCAAAGTCACCGGAAAACCGGTTTTACTGCCGGCCCGCCATTGGCTGAATTTGCTGTTGCTGATTATCGCAATCGGTCTCGGCTATTTTTTTCTGCAAGGCGGCGAAACCGGCGGCGGCTATCGTCCATTCCTGGATTGGGCCAACGACTTATTCACGCAAGGCGTTGAAACCAGCGGCGGCACCTGGCCATTGATCCTGATGACCGTTATCGCGCTGCTGTTCGGCATCCACATGGTCATGGCTATCGGCGGTGCCGACATGCCGGTCGTGGTCTCGATGCTGAACAGTTATTCCGGTTGGGCCGCCGCCGCGACCGGTTTCATGCTCAGCAACGACTTACTGATCATCACCGGCGCCCTGGTCGGCAGTAGCGGCGCCATCCTCAGCTACATCATGTGCCGGGCCATGAACCGCGACTTCCTCAGCGTCATCGCCGGCGGTTTCGGCAATGCCGGCGGGGAAGCGGCCGAGGTCGAAGGCGAGGTCCAGCCCATCGATATCGAGGAAACCGTGCAACTGCTGCGAGACGCCAAAAACATCATGATCATTCCGGGTTACGGCATGGCCGTGGCGCAGGCCCAGCATACCGTCTACGAGATCACCAAGATTTTGCTGAACCAAAGCAAGAATGTTCGTTTCGGCATCCATCCCGTCGCCGGCCGCATGCCCGGCCACATGAACGTCCTGTTGGCCGAAGCCAAGGTGCCCTATGACATCGTGTTCGAGATGGACGAAATCAACGAGGATTTTCCCGATGTCGATATTTCCATCGTGATCGGCGCTAACGACATCGTCAATCCGTCCGCAACCTACGATCCCAACAGCCCGATCGCCGGCATGCCGGTATTGGAATGTTGGAAAGGTCATGCCACGATCGTGCTGAAACGCAGCATGGCCTCCGGTTATGCCGGCGTCGGCAACCCGTTATTCGTCCATGACAAAACCCGTATGCTGTTCGGCGATGCCAACGACAGCCTGCAAGGTATACTCAGGGCTTTGCAGAACTAA
- a CDS encoding hemolysin family protein, with product MNALLTLLLMLFLLLLKGFFSGSEIALVSSDKIKLRHQARLGNKGAQSVLKLFKTPDILLGTTLVGTNIATVALTTLGTLLLVDVFGEDADLFALLIYSPLFLIFGEIVPKSIYQQHATLIAPYLVRVLSVFTWLFFPVIFIFSRIARLLARLAGSVKSDSSLFISREQMRSLVEMAEMGSNLDVFDRYRIKRAIRFSDTTVGQVMTPVADMVALDKDSSLGNAVRLAKSLSFNDIPIYDGNISNIIGILSLTPWEVMELDLNNDKLCEIIRPALFVTENQYLEELFQLFDKQNCQTAIAVDEFGTCIGMINKQDLYEEVVGDLEDTPEDQSRRRYRTRMMYQKLSEDAILLDAKLPISEVNEILGTEINSQDYFSLGGLMLAHLHHLPAVAESFEDYGFRFTIDAMSDRAIKTVRIDKIT from the coding sequence ATGAACGCCTTACTGACACTGCTGCTAATGTTGTTTCTGTTGCTGTTGAAAGGTTTTTTTTCCGGCTCCGAGATCGCCCTGGTCAGTTCCGACAAAATCAAGCTGAGACACCAGGCACGGCTGGGCAACAAAGGGGCCCAGTCCGTGTTGAAATTATTCAAGACACCCGACATCCTGCTCGGCACGACGCTGGTCGGCACCAATATCGCCACAGTGGCGCTGACCACTTTGGGAACCTTATTGCTGGTCGACGTGTTCGGCGAGGACGCCGATCTCTTTGCCCTGCTGATCTATTCACCGTTATTCCTGATTTTCGGGGAAATCGTACCGAAAAGTATTTACCAGCAACATGCCACTTTGATCGCCCCCTATCTCGTACGAGTCCTGTCGGTCTTTACCTGGCTGTTTTTCCCGGTAATTTTCATTTTCTCCCGCATCGCTCGTCTGCTGGCACGGCTGGCGGGCAGCGTCAAATCCGATTCCAGCCTGTTCATCTCGCGCGAGCAAATGCGCTCCTTGGTGGAAATGGCGGAAATGGGCAGTAACCTCGATGTATTCGATCGTTACCGCATCAAACGCGCGATCCGTTTTTCCGACACCACCGTCGGCCAAGTCATGACACCGGTCGCCGACATGGTGGCGCTGGACAAGGACAGCTCGCTGGGAAATGCTGTCAGACTGGCCAAATCGCTCAGCTTCAACGACATCCCGATCTACGACGGCAATATCAGCAACATCATCGGCATTTTGTCGTTGACACCCTGGGAAGTCATGGAGCTGGACCTGAACAACGACAAATTGTGCGAAATCATCCGTCCCGCCTTATTCGTGACCGAAAACCAATATCTGGAGGAGTTGTTTCAGCTGTTCGACAAACAAAACTGCCAAACCGCCATCGCGGTCGACGAATTCGGCACCTGCATCGGCATGATCAATAAACAGGATTTATACGAGGAAGTCGTCGGCGATCTCGAAGACACCCCGGAAGACCAGTCCCGCCGCCGCTACCGCACCCGCATGATGTACCAGAAACTCAGCGAGGACGCGATATTGCTCGATGCCAAACTGCCGATCTCCGAAGTCAACGAAATTCTGGGCACCGAGATCAACAGCCAGGACTATTTTTCCCTGGGCGGCTTGATGCTGGCCCATCTGCATCATTTGCCGGCGGTTGCGGAAAGTTTCGAAGACTATGGTTTCCGCTTCACGATAGACGCCATGAGCGACCGGGCGATCAAAACGGTGCGCATCGATAAGATAACCTAA
- a CDS encoding Re/Si-specific NAD(P)(+) transhydrogenase subunit alpha, translating into MKIGIPKEIHEGEKRVATTPEAAEKLIKLGFTISIESGAGLSADTTDEAYREIGVEIAENAKAIWANSDIILKVRAPERHPELAIDEVELMSEGQILISFIWPAQNEELMQKLAAKKVTVLAMDSIPRLSRAQKMDALSSMANIAGYRAVVEAAQHFGRFFTGQITAAGKVPPAKVLVIGAGVAGLAAIGAAKSMGAIVRAFDTRPEVKEQVESMDAEFLMLDFKEEGSGRGGYAKTMSKEFIEAEMALFARQAMEVDIIITTALIPGKPAPELVTTGMVESMKHGSVIVDLAAEQGGNCALTEKNKVVVKHGVTIIGYTDLPSRLSNQSSQLYATNLRHLLTDLCPEKDGNVFINMDDEVIRGATVILQGNITWPPPPPTLSVSPAPQTEAPAAKPEVEEAPGRFTAVKQFLPVALVALLLFTVGMVAPPAFMEHFTIFVLACFVGYQVIWNVTPSLHTPLMSVTNAISGIIVIGALIQVSSSDMTIVILAGLAILIASINIAGGFLVTRRMLEMFRK; encoded by the coding sequence ATGAAGATCGGTATACCAAAAGAAATTCACGAAGGTGAAAAGCGTGTCGCGACGACACCGGAAGCAGCCGAAAAACTCATCAAACTGGGTTTTACAATCAGTATCGAAAGCGGCGCCGGACTCAGCGCCGACACTACTGACGAAGCCTATCGCGAAATCGGCGTCGAAATTGCCGAGAACGCCAAAGCCATTTGGGCAAATTCCGATATTATCCTGAAAGTCAGGGCACCGGAACGACACCCCGAATTGGCCATCGACGAAGTGGAGTTGATGAGTGAAGGACAAATTCTGATCAGTTTCATCTGGCCGGCACAGAATGAAGAACTAATGCAGAAACTGGCGGCCAAAAAAGTGACGGTATTGGCGATGGATAGCATCCCGCGCCTATCCAGGGCACAAAAAATGGATGCGCTCAGCTCGATGGCCAATATCGCGGGTTATCGCGCCGTCGTCGAAGCGGCGCAACACTTCGGACGCTTTTTCACCGGGCAAATCACGGCGGCCGGCAAGGTCCCTCCTGCCAAGGTGTTGGTAATCGGCGCCGGTGTTGCCGGGCTGGCCGCCATCGGCGCCGCCAAAAGCATGGGCGCCATCGTCAGAGCCTTCGATACCCGCCCCGAGGTCAAGGAGCAAGTCGAGAGCATGGACGCGGAATTTCTGATGCTGGATTTCAAGGAAGAAGGCAGCGGCAGGGGCGGTTACGCCAAAACCATGTCCAAGGAATTTATCGAAGCGGAAATGGCCCTGTTCGCCCGCCAGGCGATGGAGGTGGACATCATCATCACGACCGCGCTGATTCCCGGCAAACCAGCGCCGGAATTAGTGACCACAGGGATGGTGGAATCGATGAAACACGGCAGCGTCATTGTCGATTTAGCCGCCGAACAAGGCGGCAACTGCGCACTGACGGAAAAGAACAAGGTCGTCGTCAAACACGGCGTCACCATCATCGGCTACACCGACTTGCCCAGCCGCTTATCCAATCAATCCAGTCAGCTTTACGCCACCAACTTGCGCCACCTATTGACCGATTTATGCCCGGAAAAGGACGGTAATGTCTTCATCAACATGGACGATGAAGTGATTCGCGGCGCCACCGTGATTCTGCAAGGCAACATCACCTGGCCTCCGCCACCGCCGACCTTGTCGGTCTCTCCGGCGCCGCAAACCGAGGCGCCGGCGGCCAAACCTGAAGTCGAGGAAGCGCCCGGCCGCTTCACGGCCGTGAAGCAATTTCTTCCGGTAGCTCTTGTCGCATTGCTGTTATTCACCGTCGGCATGGTCGCGCCGCCCGCCTTCATGGAGCATTTCACGATCTTTGTACTGGCGTGCTTCGTCGGCTATCAGGTCATCTGGAACGTGACGCCGTCGCTGCATACGCCGTTGATGAGCGTGACCAACGCAATCAGCGGCATCATCGTCATCGGCGCATTGATTCAGGTCTCTTCGTCGGATATGACCATCGTCATCCTGGCGGGGCTAGCCATACTCATCGCCTCGATCAATATCGCCGGCGGTTTTCTGGTGACCCGCCGCATGCTTGAAATGTTCAGAAAATAG